A window of Paenibacillus polygoni contains these coding sequences:
- a CDS encoding superoxide dismutase: MELAYGPYLPLRVLEEIGSWKDAEKEYIDIILSIVPNLESPYVKLLDEWKSVFERTSYTADDWKKKTKEVSEPANEYMLGQMDVLLQTCFSQSKEFHRQLGHLLSGSESVAKHPSAKVILEYIRNQCEKNINQLKPLDRPNAVSTLINKPAYTNAQQRDDWDEEPFPYPEVARYDRLGEEDFTAASTVSSQADTYAGVSLEANAQEASGPPETPVPIGGHKLPPLPYAYNALEPYIDEKTMRIHHDKHHKTYVDDLNKAEKKLQEARKDGDFELVKHWERELAFNGAGHYLHTIFWNIMNPKGGGKPTGSLGEQIRKDFGSYEAFKKHFTEAANKVEGGGWAVLVWSPRSHRLEILQAEKHQNLSQYDIVPLLPLDVWEHAYYLKHQNERKRYITDWWNVVYWPEVSERFMEARKLRWAPY, encoded by the coding sequence ATGGAGCTTGCGTATGGTCCCTATTTACCGCTGCGTGTTCTTGAAGAGATCGGTTCTTGGAAAGATGCAGAAAAGGAATACATTGATATTATTCTGTCTATTGTACCGAATCTAGAATCGCCTTATGTAAAACTGCTTGATGAATGGAAATCTGTTTTTGAGAGAACAAGCTACACAGCAGACGACTGGAAGAAGAAAACGAAGGAAGTTTCTGAGCCCGCTAATGAATATATGCTGGGACAGATGGATGTTCTGCTTCAAACCTGTTTCTCCCAGTCCAAAGAATTCCATCGCCAGCTTGGTCATTTACTAAGCGGCAGTGAGTCGGTAGCAAAGCATCCTTCCGCGAAAGTAATACTTGAGTATATTCGAAATCAGTGTGAAAAAAACATAAATCAGTTAAAACCTTTGGATCGTCCAAATGCAGTATCTACTCTAATTAACAAACCTGCGTATACGAACGCACAGCAGCGAGACGACTGGGATGAAGAACCCTTCCCTTATCCTGAAGTAGCAAGATATGACCGGCTTGGCGAAGAAGATTTCACAGCTGCATCCACCGTTTCTTCACAAGCAGATACGTATGCTGGTGTGTCACTTGAAGCAAACGCTCAAGAAGCTTCAGGCCCTCCAGAAACACCTGTACCGATCGGCGGGCACAAACTCCCTCCTCTGCCTTATGCTTATAATGCACTTGAACCTTATATTGACGAGAAAACGATGCGTATCCATCATGATAAGCATCATAAAACCTATGTGGATGACCTGAACAAAGCAGAGAAGAAATTACAAGAAGCCAGAAAAGATGGAGATTTCGAACTTGTAAAGCATTGGGAAAGGGAGCTTGCATTTAACGGAGCCGGGCACTATCTGCATACCATCTTCTGGAATATTATGAATCCGAAAGGGGGCGGCAAACCCACCGGCTCTCTCGGCGAACAAATCCGCAAAGACTTTGGAAGTTATGAAGCGTTCAAGAAACACTTTACAGAAGCAGCGAATAAAGTAGAAGGCGGCGGATGGGCTGTCCTTGTCTGGAGCCCTAGGTCACATCGTCTGGAGATTCTTCAAGCGGAGAAACACCAGAATCTGTCTCAATATGATATCGTCCCATTGCTTCCTCTCGATGTGTGGGAACATGCTTATTACCTTAAACATCAGAATGAAAGAAAAAGGTACATCACCGACTGGTGGAATGTCGTTTACTGGCCAGAGGTATCCGAACGATTCATGGAAGCGCGTAAACTACGCTGGGCACCTTATTAA
- a CDS encoding lipoate--protein ligase family protein encodes MFEELQIYESPLMRSSEDVLAAFAWEEVLCKQVGQGHPPVAHLWRHENALVIGLRDRRLKGASGVLQSYESRGIRTCVRPSGGAAVKLTPGVINVSLIMPNTDRVINIHEDFKKMVSYIQEALLPWEAVAKAGEIEGAFCPGDYDVSIAGRKFCGIAQRRLAKAYLITAFIIVEDHGDDLAAEVREFYDAAAKGEEEDYPQVKSGTMGGLRELAGVPSAEAYMNSLIQVFRKQAVHVSETESKVSGEEVEKMVTLLRERYDRD; translated from the coding sequence ATGTTCGAAGAACTACAGATTTATGAATCTCCGCTCATGAGAAGTTCGGAAGATGTGCTTGCTGCTTTTGCATGGGAAGAAGTACTGTGTAAGCAGGTTGGACAAGGCCATCCCCCGGTTGCTCATCTATGGAGGCATGAGAATGCGCTGGTAATTGGACTGAGAGACCGCAGGCTTAAAGGGGCTTCGGGTGTACTGCAGAGCTATGAATCTCGCGGAATCCGTACTTGTGTACGACCTTCGGGTGGGGCTGCTGTAAAACTTACACCTGGGGTGATTAATGTATCTTTGATTATGCCTAACACAGATCGAGTCATCAATATCCATGAAGATTTTAAGAAGATGGTGAGTTACATACAAGAGGCATTACTGCCTTGGGAAGCTGTAGCAAAAGCTGGGGAAATTGAGGGGGCCTTTTGCCCGGGGGATTATGATGTTAGCATAGCTGGTCGTAAATTTTGCGGGATAGCCCAGCGCCGTTTAGCGAAAGCCTATCTCATTACCGCTTTTATTATTGTTGAGGATCATGGGGATGACCTGGCAGCAGAAGTACGTGAATTCTATGACGCTGCGGCGAAAGGTGAAGAAGAAGATTATCCACAGGTTAAATCAGGAACGATGGGAGGCCTACGTGAACTGGCAGGTGTGCCTTCAGCTGAAGCTTACATGAACTCGCTTATTCAAGTTTTTCGTAAGCAGGCTGTACATGTATCTGAAACCGAGTCTAAGGTAAGCGGAGAAGAAGTAGAAAAGATGGTTACCTTACTCAGAGAAAGATATGACCGGGACTAG
- the folE gene encoding GTP cyclohydrolase I FolE, which translates to MAGLKDYVNSSVADNREQIEYHVEQILKLIGEDTNREGLLETPARVTRMYEEIFAGYEVDPKDVLGVTFDENHEELVIVKDIVFYSQCEHHMAPFFGKIHIGYVPSGQIVGLSKLARLVEAVTRRLQVQERITSQIADILDEALKPNGVMVVVEGEHLCMCARGIKKPGSMTVTSATRGTFRENAASRAEFLSLLKG; encoded by the coding sequence ATGGCTGGACTTAAAGATTACGTGAATTCTTCTGTTGCGGATAATCGCGAGCAGATTGAATACCATGTTGAACAAATATTAAAGCTGATTGGTGAAGATACAAACCGTGAAGGTTTGCTTGAGACACCGGCGCGCGTTACTCGTATGTACGAAGAAATTTTTGCAGGTTACGAGGTAGATCCCAAGGATGTACTGGGTGTAACTTTTGATGAGAACCATGAAGAGCTGGTTATCGTCAAAGATATCGTGTTTTACAGCCAATGCGAACACCATATGGCTCCCTTTTTCGGGAAAATTCATATCGGATACGTTCCAAGTGGACAAATTGTCGGTCTTAGCAAACTTGCGAGATTGGTAGAAGCAGTAACTCGCCGTCTTCAGGTGCAAGAACGTATCACATCGCAAATTGCTGATATTTTGGATGAAGCTTTGAAACCAAATGGTGTGATGGTTGTCGTGGAAGGTGAGCATTTATGTATGTGCGCTCGCGGCATCAAGAAACCAGGCAGCATGACGGTTACATCTGCGACGCGCGGTACATTCCGTGAGAATGCAGCTTCTCGTGCTGAGTTTCTTTCTTTGCTTAAAGGATAA
- the queG gene encoding tRNA epoxyqueuosine(34) reductase QueG: MISGQSVPSPDGRYEWLKQEIIAAAPSLGIDDIGFAAADPFVSLRSILEEHRAKGYESGFEERDIEKRVNPALDDAKPASLIAIAIAYPSKMKDPPKSEPGKYRGILARSSWGQDYHLVLRAAMDKLSDFIKERVPEARIESMVDTGVLVDRAVSQRAGIGFSGKNCAIISPTLGSWIFLGELVTNIPFTPDEPVTEGCGECTKCIDACPTGALVGPGQLNAQKCISFLTQTKGFLDEEYMKKIGNRLYGCDTCQIVCPKNKGKNWNHHPEFEPDPEVVKPLLLPILDLSNKEFKERFGHTSAAWRGKKPIQRNAVIGLGNFKDKSAVPKLSEVLLRDPRPELRGTAAWALGQIGGDEAMNTLTKASLREEHETVLTMIQKAGERLGAKLPAITNSEAVLSSSASEQYDKAASEADHIESKTPGEAESWKPTTVTNHSGTPIYYHEMMTDLGELTLCATPQGLARLDFGNYIVREAHLQQWARTWIGEYHFVCDPSPFKEAVSQLDEYLKGKRKSFELKLDQHGTPFEVQVWKALADIPVGQSVSSLDVAETIGRPKAVRSVVAAIGKNPLSIIIPHHRVTGNEGGVIIYPGGLSVKEKLMEIENQN; the protein is encoded by the coding sequence ATGATTAGCGGACAGTCAGTACCGAGCCCAGATGGGCGTTACGAATGGTTGAAGCAAGAAATTATTGCCGCAGCGCCGTCACTCGGTATTGATGATATCGGGTTTGCGGCCGCTGATCCTTTTGTTTCCTTACGTTCAATTCTAGAAGAGCACCGGGCAAAAGGCTATGAATCAGGGTTTGAAGAGCGAGATATAGAGAAACGAGTGAACCCTGCTTTAGATGATGCGAAACCAGCCTCCTTGATTGCGATCGCGATTGCGTATCCATCAAAGATGAAAGATCCACCGAAGTCAGAACCGGGAAAGTATAGAGGAATTTTGGCACGATCATCTTGGGGACAAGATTATCATCTTGTTCTTCGAGCAGCGATGGATAAACTTTCGGATTTTATTAAGGAAAGAGTTCCAGAAGCTCGCATTGAAAGTATGGTTGATACAGGAGTTTTGGTAGATCGTGCGGTTTCACAGCGTGCGGGTATTGGATTTAGCGGCAAAAACTGTGCCATCATTTCTCCTACACTTGGATCCTGGATTTTTCTTGGAGAGCTTGTGACGAACATTCCTTTCACACCGGATGAACCGGTTACGGAAGGCTGCGGAGAATGTACGAAATGTATTGATGCCTGCCCTACCGGTGCTCTCGTTGGACCGGGACAGCTTAATGCTCAGAAATGTATATCTTTCTTGACACAAACCAAAGGATTTTTGGATGAAGAATATATGAAAAAAATCGGGAATCGGCTCTATGGATGTGATACTTGCCAGATTGTATGTCCTAAGAACAAAGGAAAGAACTGGAACCATCATCCTGAATTTGAGCCAGACCCGGAGGTTGTAAAGCCGTTGTTGTTACCGATTCTTGATTTAAGCAATAAAGAATTTAAAGAACGTTTTGGTCATACTTCTGCCGCTTGGCGAGGTAAGAAACCGATTCAGCGAAATGCAGTGATTGGACTCGGGAATTTTAAAGATAAGTCAGCTGTACCAAAATTAAGCGAAGTGCTCCTGCGCGATCCGCGGCCTGAGCTGAGAGGAACCGCCGCATGGGCGCTCGGCCAAATAGGAGGGGACGAAGCAATGAACACACTAACAAAGGCATCTTTAAGAGAAGAACATGAAACCGTCCTAACCATGATTCAAAAAGCGGGAGAACGTTTAGGTGCGAAACTTCCTGCAATAACAAATAGTGAAGCTGTACTAAGCAGCAGCGCTAGCGAACAATATGACAAAGCTGCTTCAGAGGCAGATCATATAGAAAGTAAGACGCCGGGGGAGGCTGAATCTTGGAAGCCAACAACGGTTACAAACCATTCGGGTACGCCTATTTATTATCATGAGATGATGACAGACCTCGGAGAGTTAACATTATGTGCAACGCCGCAGGGCCTTGCACGACTGGATTTTGGTAATTATATAGTGCGGGAAGCTCATTTGCAGCAATGGGCGAGAACATGGATTGGAGAGTATCATTTTGTTTGTGATCCCTCTCCTTTTAAGGAAGCAGTGTCACAGCTGGACGAGTATCTAAAGGGGAAACGTAAATCGTTTGAACTAAAACTCGATCAGCACGGAACTCCTTTTGAAGTACAAGTGTGGAAAGCACTGGCTGATATTCCTGTTGGTCAAAGTGTATCAAGTTTGGATGTAGCAGAGACGATCGGCAGACCAAAAGCAGTACGTTCTGTTGTGGCAGCTATCGGAAAAAATCCGCTGTCGATCATTATTCCACACCACCGGGTAACGGGTAATGAAGGCGGCGTTATCATATATCCAGGCGGATTATCTGTAAAAGAGAAGCTTATGGAGATAGAGAATCAGAATTAG
- a CDS encoding YneF family protein, whose translation MWDIIIPIITLIVGLIGGFFIGAFYLRKQMEKMQNDPEALQKMAKQMGYNLNSKQMQRAQQMMRSQQGGNGAGRMQPPMRKNQGRKR comes from the coding sequence ATGTGGGATATTATCATACCCATTATTACACTAATTGTGGGCTTGATCGGCGGATTCTTTATTGGGGCTTTCTATCTGCGCAAACAGATGGAGAAAATGCAAAATGATCCTGAGGCTTTACAAAAAATGGCTAAGCAAATGGGTTACAATTTGAATAGCAAGCAGATGCAGCGTGCTCAACAGATGATGAGATCCCAGCAAGGCGGTAATGGTGCTGGTAGAATGCAACCGCCTATGCGAAAAAATCAGGGCAGAAAAAGATAG
- a CDS encoding IclR family transcriptional regulator: MEDQDRKSTVRAVERALDILLTFTGQTDLGLTEISSKIGLHKSTVHRLLSTLEERGFVIRNPATEKYRLGIRIWELAAHMSQSDDPAVLLLPAMEQLRDNLGETVSLYLRDGIERIRVQAVQSNQAIRRVAPVGVRLPLSVGASSKVLVAFAPLEEQEQLIRQFDPQIPFDKETYLAQLQEIKALGFATSYEEREPGAAAVSAPIFDRKGNVAAALSVSGPVSRLSQETLHEYGPVLVKAAAQMGLMLR, from the coding sequence ATGGAAGATCAGGATCGCAAATCAACAGTTCGAGCGGTCGAACGGGCACTGGACATTCTGCTCACTTTTACAGGTCAAACGGACCTTGGGCTAACCGAAATATCCAGCAAGATTGGATTACATAAAAGTACGGTGCATCGACTGTTGTCGACCCTGGAGGAGAGAGGGTTTGTTATCCGTAATCCCGCTACTGAGAAATATCGGCTGGGGATTCGGATATGGGAACTCGCCGCGCATATGTCGCAAAGTGATGATCCCGCTGTGTTGCTGCTTCCTGCAATGGAACAGCTTCGAGATAATTTAGGAGAGACCGTTAGTTTGTATTTAAGGGATGGCATTGAACGTATTCGTGTTCAGGCTGTGCAAAGCAACCAGGCCATTCGCCGGGTCGCTCCTGTAGGAGTCAGACTTCCTTTATCTGTAGGCGCTTCGAGCAAAGTACTGGTTGCTTTTGCACCGCTTGAAGAGCAGGAACAATTAATCAGGCAGTTTGATCCTCAGATTCCTTTTGACAAAGAAACCTATTTAGCGCAGCTTCAAGAGATCAAAGCGTTAGGTTTTGCTACAAGTTATGAAGAAAGAGAGCCGGGAGCGGCCGCCGTTTCTGCTCCGATTTTTGACCGTAAAGGGAATGTGGCAGCGGCTTTATCCGTCTCGGGACCTGTCAGCAGATTATCTCAGGAGACGCTGCATGAATATGGACCAGTGCTTGTGAAAGCGGCAGCTCAGATGGGGCTTATGCTGAGATAG
- a CDS encoding alpha/beta hydrolase — protein sequence MFPTSKSNSHLQRDVSTIPPAISPRLIRFKHIIVALILSILFFFVFCFIALHAYIAWVLSNPTVAPVYSNPMLAKGMGYEEVTFPAVDGSRNVNGWYIPAEEDSSKASSKTIILSHGYGANREESWIPMYDLAHYAHQQNFNVIMFDYGFASQNSRGVATGGKAESKQLLGAVQLAKQKGAQEVVVWGFSMGAGTALQAALVSDDIDAMILDSTFLLEPDTLYHNIQNQIDLPRQPTLQILTMLFPILNGTSLNSIPYQAVKTTDYDIPILFIHGTEDDKAPYPMAELFASNQTNPNSDVWIVDDAHHELIFREHPKEYLRRVSMFLGNIQLAQQ from the coding sequence ATGTTTCCTACATCCAAGAGCAATAGTCATCTTCAGCGAGACGTATCAACGATTCCTCCAGCAATCTCACCAAGGTTGATTCGTTTTAAACATATTATTGTAGCTCTTATTCTATCCATCCTATTCTTTTTCGTATTCTGTTTTATTGCTCTTCATGCCTATATTGCCTGGGTACTATCGAATCCAACAGTAGCACCCGTATACTCAAATCCTATGCTTGCCAAAGGGATGGGCTATGAAGAAGTTACGTTTCCTGCTGTCGACGGTAGCCGGAATGTGAATGGCTGGTATATTCCCGCAGAGGAAGACAGCTCGAAAGCAAGTTCGAAAACCATCATTTTGAGTCATGGATATGGTGCTAATCGGGAGGAATCTTGGATTCCTATGTATGACCTGGCCCATTACGCTCACCAGCAAAATTTCAATGTCATTATGTTTGACTACGGATTTGCCTCACAGAACAGCCGCGGTGTTGCTACGGGAGGAAAAGCAGAGTCCAAACAGCTGCTTGGTGCAGTACAATTAGCGAAGCAAAAGGGTGCTCAGGAAGTCGTAGTCTGGGGCTTTTCGATGGGAGCAGGTACGGCCTTACAGGCCGCTCTCGTCTCGGATGATATTGATGCGATGATCCTCGACAGCACCTTCTTGCTCGAGCCGGATACTTTATATCATAATATCCAGAATCAGATCGACTTGCCGAGACAGCCGACTTTACAAATTCTCACGATGTTATTTCCCATTCTTAACGGTACAAGTCTGAATTCCATACCGTATCAGGCAGTAAAAACAACCGATTATGACATTCCGATCTTATTTATTCATGGTACAGAGGATGACAAAGCCCCTTATCCTATGGCTGAACTTTTCGCTAGTAATCAAACGAATCCCAATTCTGATGTATGGATTGTAGATGATGCCCACCATGAGCTTATTTTTAGAGAACATCCAAAGGAATACTTACGAAGAGTATCGATGTTCCTCGGTAATATACAACTAGCACAGCAATAA